In one window of Mercurialis annua linkage group LG4, ddMerAnnu1.2, whole genome shotgun sequence DNA:
- the LOC126677752 gene encoding uncharacterized protein LOC126677752, giving the protein MFSKFRIFLFSIQSTQLSIKNPYPRLSRNTHFDSKSGSNSPNSTPTKTPLKPQNNVAIFWDLDNKPPNSFPPYEAAFKLRKTASSFGYVKHMVAYANRHAFSYVPQVVREQRREKKLLNQLEKKGVIKSVEPYLCKVCGRRFYTNQKLLNHFKQIHETEQQKRLNQIESARGKKRVNLVAKYAMKMQKYKNAASDVLIPKVGYGLADELKRAGFWVRTVSDKPQAADVALKEHMVDVMNKRRAECVVLVSDDSDFVDVLKEARLRCVKTVVVGDVNDGVLKRIADAEFSWQDILMEKAKKEAASVVGKWKDREILKRLEWTYNPEEEKKLASAVNVLDDYESENGDFDGISDEDGDDCMQKEDVRTWWDLNSDSEPT; this is encoded by the coding sequence ATGTTCTCGAAATTCCGTATCTTTTTATTCTCAATACAATCCACACAGCTGAGCATCAAAAACCCATACCCGAGATTGTCTAGAAACACTCATTTTGATTCAAAATCAGGTTCAAATTCTCCAAACTCAACGCCAACAAAAACCCCATTAAAACCCCAGAACAATGTCGCAATTTTCTGGGATTTGGACAACAAGCCCCCGAATTCATTCCCTCCATACGAGGCTGCATTTAAGCTCAGGAAGACAGCATCTTCATTTGGGTATGTTAAACACATGGTGGCATATGCTAACAGGCATGCATTCAGTTATGTTCCACAGGTTGTCAGAGAgcaaagaagagaaaaaaaattgctGAATCAGTTGGAAAAAAAGGGTGTCATCAAGTCAGTTGAGCCGTATTTATGTAAAGTTTGTGGAAGGAGGTTTTATACTAATCAGAAACTGTTGAATCATTTTAAGCAAATTCATGAGACTGAACAGCAGAAGAGACTGAATCAGATAGAATCAGCTAGAGGGAAGAAGAGAGTTAATTTAGTGGCTAAGTATGCTATGAAGATGCAGAAGTATAAAAATGCTGCGAGTGATGTTTTGATTCCGAAAGTAGGGTATGGTTTGGCTGATGAGTTGAAGAGAGCGGGTTTTTGGGTTAGAACTGTATCGGATAAGCCGCAGGCGGCGGATGTGGCGTTGAAGGAGCATATGGTGGATGTGATGAATAAGAGGAGAGCCGAGTGTGTGGTTCTTGTATCGGACGATTCTGATTTTGTTGATGTTTTGAAGGAGGCTAGATTGAGATGTGTGAAGACTGTTGTTGTTGGGGATGTAAATGATGGAGTGTTGAAGAGAATCGCTGATGCTGAATTCTCATGGCAGGACATTTTGATGGAGAAGGCTAAGAAGGAGGCTGCGTCTGTCGTCGGGAAGTGGAAGGATCGGGAGATTTTGAAACGATTGGAGTGGACTTATAATCCTGAGGAGGAGAAGAAATTGGCTAGTGCTGTTAATGTACTTGACGATTATGAGAGTGAGAATGGGGATTTTGATGGTATCAGTGATGAAGATGGGGATGATTGTATGCAGAAAGAAGATGTAAGGACTTGGTGGGATTTGAATTCTGATTCTGAGCCTACTTAG
- the LOC126677751 gene encoding UDP-glucuronate 4-epimerase 5 has product MSSLLDTTPPSTPGKFKPEKSSAAAYLHHPHHRYLRLHSSLSKLTFYSFLFLILFLFFFLLSPPSTSYHSRPPPLHHGGPLWEKQVVKSSRPKSRGGLTVLVTGAAGFVGTHVSAALKRRGDGVLGIDNFNHYYDIKLKRARQKVLEKSGVFIVEGDINDMMLLNKIFDTVRFTHVMHLAAQAGVRYAMQNPKSYVNSNIGGLVNLLEVCKAANPQPAIVWASSSSVYGLNSKVPFSEKDRTDQPASLYAATKKAGEEIAHSYNHIYGLSITGLRFFTVYGPWGRPDMAYFFFTKDILKGKEIGLFETADGRSVARDFTYIDDIVKGCLAALDTAKKSTGSRGKKKGAAQFRIFNLGNTSPVPVSRLVAILESLLKVKAKKKVLPLPRNGDVEFTHANISYAQRELGYKPTTDLETGLKKFVRWYLQHYSGSKKGSL; this is encoded by the coding sequence ATGTCCTCACTACTGGACACCACACCACCATCCACTCCCGGCAAATTCAAACCTGAAAAATCCTCCGCCGCCGCTTATCTCCACCACCCACACCACCGTTATCTCCGATTACATTCTTCACTATCCAAGCTGACTTTTTATTCCTTCCTATTCTTAATTCTCTtcctcttctttttccttctgtCTCCTCCTTCAACTTCTTACCATTCACGTCCACCGCCGCTCCACCACGGCGGTCCGCTCTGGGAAAAACAAGTCGTTAAATCGTCCCGCCCTAAATCACGAGGTGGCTTAACGGTTTTAGTCACTGGTGCTGCTGGTTTTGTAGGTACCCACGTGTCGGCTGCTTTGAAACGTAGAGGTGATGGCGTGCTTGGCATTGACAATTTCAATCATTACTATGATATCAAGCTTAAAAGAGCTAGACAAAAGGTACTTGAAAAATCTGGTGTGTTCATTGTTGAAGGTGATATTAATGATATGATGTTGTTGAATAAGATTTTTGATACTGTGCGTTTTACTCATGTAATGCATTTAGCTGCACAAGCTGGTGTTCGTTATGCAATGCAGAATCCTAAGTCTTATGTTAATAGTAATATCGGTGGTCTTGTTAATTTACTTGAAGTTTGTAAGGCAGCTAATCCACAGCCTGCTATTGTTTGGGCTTCTTCGAGTTCGGTTTACGGTCTGAACTCAAAGGTGCCCTTTTCGGAGAAGGATAGAACTGATCAGCCTGCGAGTTTGTATGCAGCTACTAAGAAAGCAGGAGAGGAAATCGCTCATTCTTATAATCATATCTATGGTTTGTCGATAACCGGGTTGAGGTTTTTTACGGTTTACGGACCTTGGGGTAGGCCTGATATGGCTTATTTCTTTTTCACTAAGGATATTTTGAAGGGGAAAGAGATTGGTTTGTTTGAGACAGCGGATGGAAGGAGTGTGGCTAGGGATTTTACTTACATTGATGATATTGTCAAAGGGTGTTTAGCTGCTTTGGATACTGCTAAAAAGAGTACCGGAAGTCGTGGGAAAAAGAAGGGTGCGGCGCAATTTAGGATTTTTAATTTGGGGAATACTTCACCGGTGCCTGTTAGTAGGCTTGTTGCGATATTGGAGAGTCTTTTGAAGGTGAAAGCTAAGAAGAAAGTGTTGCCATTGCCAAGAAATGGGGATGTTGAGTTTACACATGCTAATATTAGTTATGCGCAGAGAGAGCTTGGATATAAGCCTACTACTGATTTGGAAACTGGGCTTAAGAAATTTGTGAGGTGGTATCTTCAACATTATTCAGGTTCAAAGAAGGGTTCTTTGTGA
- the LOC126679054 gene encoding uncharacterized protein LOC126679054 isoform X1 encodes MKGVSSAPGDYIYFKSQVPLHKIPIGTKQWRYYDFGPKVVPPLICLPGIAGTADVYYKQIMSLSMKGYRVISVDIPRAWNHHEWIQAFEKFLDVIDVHHIHLYGTSLGGFLAQLFAQHRPRRVRSLILSNTFLDTRSFAAAMPWAPVVGWTPSFLLKRYVLTGIRDGPHEPFIADSVDFVVSQVETLSREDLASRLTLNVDAASVGPLLLSDAHVTIMDTNDYCAIPQHLKDQLSERYPEARRAYLKSGGDFPFLSRPDEVNLHLQLHLRRVGVESRPDLVRGIPKDGTGGSHSEKEDKKKDPDYQPKDGGSSEGPSGEDQLPPASESSDSHTLDEPLHSSAKTCPIRQEDAALLCESLKTPHTVTTEIYLQSTWETISLCLLSSYMQNMYIMTKLLPETRAMGVQ; translated from the exons ATGAAAGGCGTCTCCTCGGCGCCTGGTGATTATATTTACTTCAAGTCTCAAGTTCCTCTTCACAAGATCCCT ATTGGAACAAAACAGTGGCGATATTATGATTTTGGTCCGAAGGTAGTTCCACCACTTATTTGCCTTCCTGGAATAGCAGGCACAGCAGATGTCTATTATAAACAGATTATGTCACTCTCCATGAAG ggTTATCGGGTGATTTCTGTTGATATTCCACGTGCATGGAATCATCACGAGTGGATCCaagcatttgagaaatttttggATGTCATTGATGTTCATCAT ATTCATCTGTATGGCACATCTCTTGGAGGCTTCTTAGCACAACTTTTTGCACAGCATCGTCCAAGACGAGTGAGATCCTTGATACTCTCAAACACATTCTTGGATACACGCAGCTTTGCAGCTGCAATGCCATGGGCTCCTGT TGTTGGTTGGACCCCTTCGTTTTTGCTAAAGAGATACGTCTTAACTGGAATTCGTGATGGTCCTCATGAACCATTTATTGCAGATTCTGTAGACTTTGTTGTTTCCCAG GTTGAAACTCTATCAAGAGAAGACTTGGCCTCCAGGTTGACGTTGAATGTCGATGCCGCTTCAGTTGGACCTCTTCTTCTTTCAGATGCACATGTTACCATAATGGAT ACGAACGATTATTGTGCAATTCCACAACATCTTAAAGATCAACTTAGTGAAAGATATCCAGAAGCAAGGCGAGCGTACTTGAAGTCCGGAGGTGATTTTCCATTTCTCTCTCGCCCGGATGAAGTCAACTTGCATCTTCAG CTACATCTTCGCCGAGTCGGAGTTGAAAGTCGACCAGATTTGGTTCGTGGCATCCCAAAAGATGGCACCGGCGGAAGTCACAGTGAAAAGGAGGACAAGAAAAAAGATCCTGATTATCAACCCAAAGATGGCGGAAGCTCTGAAGGTCCATCCGGCGAAGATCAGTTACCTCCTGCTTCAGAAAGCTCAGACTCGCATACTCTAGACGAACCGCTTCACAGTAGTGCAAAGACGTGTCCCATTAGGCAGGAAGATGCTGCACTTCTTTGTGAATCATTGAAGACACCACACACTGTAACCACTGAAATCTATTTGCAGTCAACTTGGGAGACTATTTCCCTATGTTTATTATCATCTTATATGCAAAATATGTACATTATGACTAAATTGTTGCCCGAAACTCGGGCCATGGGTGTACAATAG
- the LOC126679415 gene encoding probable calcium-binding protein CML13, protein MGKDLSDEQVSSMKEAFTLFDTDGDGKIAPSELGILMRSLGGNPTQAQLKTIIGEENLTAPFDFPRFLDLMAKHMKPEPFDRQLRDAFKVLDKDSTGYVTVKDLRHILCNIGEKLEPAEFDEWIKEVDVGSDGKIRYEDFIARMVAK, encoded by the coding sequence ATGGGCAAGGATCTGAGCGACGAGCAGGTCTCATCAATGAAAGAAGCCTTCACACTTTTCGACACCGACGGCGACGGCAAGATCGCACCGTCTGAATTAGGAATCCTAATGCGATCTCTCGGCGGCAACCCGACTCAAGCCCAACTCAAAACCATAATCGGAGAAGAAAACCTAACCGCACCGTTTGATTTCCCTAGGTTTCTCGATCTCATGGCTAAGCACATGAAACCAGAGCCGTTTGATCGGCAGCTTCGCGATGCGTTTAAGGTGCTGGATAAGGATAGCACCGGTTACGTGACGGTAAAGGATCTGCGTCATATTTTGTGTAATATTGGGGAAAAGTTGGAGCCGGCTGAGTTTGATGAGTGGATTAAGGAAGTGGATGTCGGGTCGGATGGGAAGATCCGATATGAGGATTTTATTGCTAGGATGGTTGCTAAGTGA
- the LOC126679054 gene encoding uncharacterized protein LOC126679054 isoform X2 translates to MKGVSSAPGDYIYFKSQVPLHKIPIGTKQWRYYDFGPKVVPPLICLPGIAGTADVYYKQIMSLSMKIHLYGTSLGGFLAQLFAQHRPRRVRSLILSNTFLDTRSFAAAMPWAPVVGWTPSFLLKRYVLTGIRDGPHEPFIADSVDFVVSQVETLSREDLASRLTLNVDAASVGPLLLSDAHVTIMDTNDYCAIPQHLKDQLSERYPEARRAYLKSGGDFPFLSRPDEVNLHLQLHLRRVGVESRPDLVRGIPKDGTGGSHSEKEDKKKDPDYQPKDGGSSEGPSGEDQLPPASESSDSHTLDEPLHSSAKTCPIRQEDAALLCESLKTPHTVTTEIYLQSTWETISLCLLSSYMQNMYIMTKLLPETRAMGVQ, encoded by the exons ATGAAAGGCGTCTCCTCGGCGCCTGGTGATTATATTTACTTCAAGTCTCAAGTTCCTCTTCACAAGATCCCT ATTGGAACAAAACAGTGGCGATATTATGATTTTGGTCCGAAGGTAGTTCCACCACTTATTTGCCTTCCTGGAATAGCAGGCACAGCAGATGTCTATTATAAACAGATTATGTCACTCTCCATGAAG ATTCATCTGTATGGCACATCTCTTGGAGGCTTCTTAGCACAACTTTTTGCACAGCATCGTCCAAGACGAGTGAGATCCTTGATACTCTCAAACACATTCTTGGATACACGCAGCTTTGCAGCTGCAATGCCATGGGCTCCTGT TGTTGGTTGGACCCCTTCGTTTTTGCTAAAGAGATACGTCTTAACTGGAATTCGTGATGGTCCTCATGAACCATTTATTGCAGATTCTGTAGACTTTGTTGTTTCCCAG GTTGAAACTCTATCAAGAGAAGACTTGGCCTCCAGGTTGACGTTGAATGTCGATGCCGCTTCAGTTGGACCTCTTCTTCTTTCAGATGCACATGTTACCATAATGGAT ACGAACGATTATTGTGCAATTCCACAACATCTTAAAGATCAACTTAGTGAAAGATATCCAGAAGCAAGGCGAGCGTACTTGAAGTCCGGAGGTGATTTTCCATTTCTCTCTCGCCCGGATGAAGTCAACTTGCATCTTCAG CTACATCTTCGCCGAGTCGGAGTTGAAAGTCGACCAGATTTGGTTCGTGGCATCCCAAAAGATGGCACCGGCGGAAGTCACAGTGAAAAGGAGGACAAGAAAAAAGATCCTGATTATCAACCCAAAGATGGCGGAAGCTCTGAAGGTCCATCCGGCGAAGATCAGTTACCTCCTGCTTCAGAAAGCTCAGACTCGCATACTCTAGACGAACCGCTTCACAGTAGTGCAAAGACGTGTCCCATTAGGCAGGAAGATGCTGCACTTCTTTGTGAATCATTGAAGACACCACACACTGTAACCACTGAAATCTATTTGCAGTCAACTTGGGAGACTATTTCCCTATGTTTATTATCATCTTATATGCAAAATATGTACATTATGACTAAATTGTTGCCCGAAACTCGGGCCATGGGTGTACAATAG